A single window of Neurospora crassa OR74A linkage group VII, whole genome shotgun sequence DNA harbors:
- a CDS encoding ATP-dependent RNA helicase A, whose translation MAGKKKSKKPAANPARGFATTSLPSKPREAAEDVAPPKPNSDTTKNNVQASKDAPATNGTTAPTEAAKAAPEKTLSPEEFERQLEESELQLLVEKYAPKVRRDALRQKTRLETDRRLLRGQADSVNAKKWLPQDLMDHVLDLIQAESRFAASSLTSEGATSRLPPEEDLIIKLWTLQQTLEGADFPQEKIQPALQFALDIAPNISSTVKSDSVWGLDEVLDWLARECSKEELPDYSGRAKKSQIDTPSETPLPSGAVTPQLPELGPRGKKAKNNQTSRSSRAPSPKRSKVVFDEYIEPDQLLPFYLETKTKLFEIQRPRLDTAKGKKGKPEANPSDPEEALLLAKIERVEKDILFDKYVAEQQWRDKKIDLEKDYAANKKKQVEEEQEEKKQAQEETSTPTEVDDIAAEAERMAAELLAENPEDDDEALAGLFASLPVNEVDPTTGKTNTVMNNADGSRIQIRDFGKWTGVSPMRALEEACRSRDNAVKISYHVLSDVSFASRHAVKILWSKPQEIPAPPDSDDIEVFTAPTQFVFKMVSIATPDAKQSEAYIATIALFLIFSSSAKEEKVAMRLPVAWKDLWSEMAEARKSKADEADRAVVKHLRDLVRKRMDQELEDGVIIQGAFKGRGQSRAQTDSESDQERAKRNAQDPEYYQRIWLQKASTPRFQQMLASRMQLPMWQFRQQVVDTVKREQVVIICGETGCGKSTQVPSFLLEDQLMKGRNCKIYCTEPRRISALSLAKRVSEEIGEGRGDLGTPRSLVGYSIRLEANTSRETRLVYATTGIVMRMLEGSNDLNEITHLVLDEVHERSIDSDFLLIVLKKLLARRKDLKVVLMSATVDAERFSKYLGGAPVLSVPGRTFPVKVAYLEDAVELTGYTLDQRNPVASKLTELDDEADAEVDTSSKPELIQSLRNYSARTRNTLAQMDEYQIDFDLIVQLISTIATHPDYVDFSKAILVFLPGIAEIRTLNDMLLGDKAFADHWLVYPLHSTIATEDQEAAFLVPPPGLRKIVLATNIAETGITIPDVTCVIDTGKHREMRFDERRQLSRLIDTFISRANAKQRRGRAGRVQEGLCFHMFTKHRHDNIMSDQQTPEMLRLSLQDLAIRVKICKIGGIEETLGEALDPPSAKNIRRAIDALVDVRALTASSEELTPLGIQLARLPLDVFLGKLILLGAIFKCLDMAITVAAILSSKSPFVAPFGQRQQANTVRMGFRKGDSDLLTVYNAYQSWKRVCQSSTSGGAEFQYCRKNFLSPQTLANIEDLKGQLLVSVADSGFLQLTTEERQVLNRLRFGGKRRYQAFYEVPQRVNINSDNELIAQSVIAWSFYPKLLVRDVPGSKGLRNVGNNQNISLHPSSVNKGHNELRWLSYYNIMQTKGSVYNAHETTAVDPFAVALLCGDVRADMYSGVLVLDGNRARFAVSDWKTMLVVKMLRTRLKEVMARSFKNPGKLPTAQHERWLEVWQRIFTMAMEQREKAAATASTVSVAA comes from the exons ATGGCTGGCAAGAAAAAGTCCAAGAAGCCCGCGGCCAACCCAGCCCGTGGTTTTGCTACCACGTCCCTTCCTTCCAAGCCGAGAGAGGCCGCCGAAGACGTTGCGCCACCAAAACCCAACAGTGATACCACCAAGAACAATGTCCAAGCATCCAAAGATGCCCCCGCGACCAACGGAACGACCGCTCCCACAGAGGCCGCCAAGGCTGCGCCAGAAAAGACCTTGAGCCCAGAAGAGTTCGAGCGCCAGCTGGAAGAATCCGAGTTACAGTTGTTGGTCGAGAAATATGCGCCCAAGGTGCGCCGAGATGCGCTGCGCCAAAAGACCCGTCTCGAGACCGACCGACGTCTGCTACGAGGCCAGGCCGATTCCGTCAATGCGAAAAAGTGGCTGCCCCAAGACTTGATGGACCATGTCCTGGACCTGATCCAGGCCGAAAGTCGCTTTGCTGCTTCCAGTCTTACCTCCGAGGGCGCAACTAGCAGATTGCCCCCAGAGGAAGACCTGATCATCAAGCTATGGACCCTCCAGCAGACCCTCGAGGGCGCCGATTTCCCACAAGAAAAGATCCAGCCCGCACTACAGTTTGCCTTGGACATTGCTCCCAATATTTCCTCCACAGTCAAGAGCGATTCCGTCTGGGGTCTTGACGAAGTGCTGGACTGGCTAGCCAGAGAATGTTCCAAGGAGGAGCTCCCTGATTACAGTGGTCGCGCAAAGAAGTCCCAGATAG ATACCCCCTCGGAAACACCTCTCCCGTCCGGCGCAGTCACCCCTCAACTTCCCGAGCTGGGCCCGCGCGGCAAAAAGGCCAAGAACAATCAAACCTCCCGGTCATCCCGAGCCCCCTCCCCGAAACGATCAAAGGTGGTTTTTGACGAGTACATTGAGCCCGATCAGTTGCTCCCCTTCTATCTGGAAACCAAGACCAAACTGTTCGAAATTCAACGCCCCCGCCTGGACACCGCAAAGGGCAAAAAGGGCAAGCCCGAGGCCAACCCGAGTGATCCAGAAGAGGCCCTTCTGCTGGCCAAGATCGAGCGAGTCGAAAAGGATATCTTGTTTGACAAGTATGTTGCCGAGCAACAATGGAGAGACAAGAAGATCGATTTGGAAAAGGACTATGCggccaacaagaagaagcaagtggaggaggaacaagaggaaaaaaagcaGGCCCAAGAGGAAACTTCTACTCCAACCGAGGTGGACGATATTGCTGCTGAAGCGGAGCGCATGGCCGCAGAACTTCTTGCCGAGAACcccgaggatgatgacgaggctCTTGCCGGTCTGTTTGCAAGTCTTCCCGTAAATGAGGTTGATCCCACAACCGGAAAGACAAACACGGTCATGAACAATGCCGATGGTTCCAGGATTCAGATCAGGGACTTTGGAAAATGGACCGGCGTGAGCCCAATGCGTGCGCTAGAGGAGGCTTGTCGGTCTAGGGACAATGCTGTCAAGATTTCCTATCATGTTCTGTCGGACGTTTCATTTGCCAGCAGACATGCCGTCAAGATTCTCTGGTCCAAGCCCCAGGAGATCCCCGCTCCTCCGGATTCGGATGATATCGAGGTCTTCACGGCGCCCACGCAGTTCGTGTTCAAGATGGTGTCCATCGCCACGCCTGATGCAAAGCAGTCCGAGGCATACATTGCCACTATTGCCTTGTTCCTCATCTTTAGCTCTTCAgccaaggaagaaaaggtagCCATGCGGCTACCTGTCGCCTGGAAGGATCTTTGGTCAGAAATGGCCGAAGCCAGGAAGAGCAAGGCTGACGAGGCAGACCGCGCGGTCGTGAAACACTTGCGCGATCTGGTTCGGAAGCGGATGGACCAGGAACTGGAGGACGGTGTCATTATTCAAGGTGCTTTCAAGGGTCGTGGCCAATCCCGGGCTCAGACAGACTCGGAATCGGACCAAGAGCGGGCCAAGCGCAACGCGCAGGACCCCGAGTATTACCAGAGAATTTGGTTGCAAAAGGCCAGCACGCCTAGGTTCCAGCAAATGCTGGCGTCTCGCATGCAGCTTCCCATGTGGCAGTTCCGGCAACAGGTTGTCGACACTGTCAAGAGAGAACAGGTGGTGATCATTTGCGGAGAGACTGGTTGCGGAAAGAGTACACAGGTGCCCTCTTTCTTGCTGGAGGATCAGCTCATGAAGGGCAGAAACTGCAAGATTTACTGCACGGAACCTCGTCGTATCTCGGCCCTCTCTTTGGCCAAGAGAGTCAGCGAGGAAATTGGTGAGGGTAGAGGTGACCTGGGTACACCTCGGTCTCTGGTGGGTTATTCGATCCGTCTCGAGGCAAACACTTCGAGGGAAACTCGCCTTGTCTACGCTACCACGGGTATCGTCATGCGTATGTTGGAGGGCTCTAATGACCTCAACGAGATCACCCATTTGGTTCTCGATGAAGTGCATGAACGTTCCATCGACAGTGACTTCCTCTTGATCGTTCTCAAGAAGTTGCTCGCTCGGAGAAAGGATCTCAAGGTGGTTCTCATGTCAGCCACGGTGGATGCCGAGCGATTCTCCAAATACCTCGGCGGAGCGCCAGTTCTGAGCGTTCCCGGCCGAACCTTCCCCGTCAAGGTGGCCTACTTGGAAGACGCCGTCGAGTTGACTGGCTATACCCTCGACCAGCGAAATCCCGTCGCATCGAAGCTTACTGAGCTTGATGACGAGGCGGATGCCGAGGTTGATACGTCTTCCAAACCTGAGTTGATCCAGTCGCTCAGGAACTACTCTGCCAGAACTCGCAATACGCTGGCGCAAATGGACGAGTATCAGATCGACTTTGACCTGATAGTCCAGCTGATTTCTACGATTGCCACTCATCCGGATTATGTCGATTTCAGCAAAGCCATTTTGGTCTTCTTGCCTGGTATTGCCGAGATCCGGACACTCAACGACATGCTGCTCGGCGACAAAGCCTTTGCTGATCACTGGCTGGTGTACCCGTTGCATTCTACCATTGCTACCGAGGACCAGGAAGCCGCCTTCCTTGTTCCTCCTCCCGGTCTGAGAAAGATTGTCTTGGCTACCAACATTGCCGAAACGGGTATTACCATTCCCGATGTCACCTGTGTCATTGATACTGGCAAGCATCGTGAGATGAGATTCGACGAACGGAGACAACTGTCCCGACTTATTGATACCTTCATTTCGCGTGCCAACGCCAAGCAGCGTCGTGGTCGTGCCGGTCGTGTCCAGGAGGGTCTTTGCTTCCACATGTTCACCAAGCACCGCCATGACAACATCATGAGCGACCAGCAAACTCCCGAAATGCTGCGTCTTTCCCTGCAGGATCTCGCTATTCGGGTCAAGATTTGCAAGATTGGTGGTATTGAAGAGACACTGGGCGAGGCGCTCGATCCACCTTCGGCAAAGAACATTCGCCGTGCCATTGATGCCCTTGTCGATGTTCGTGCTCTTACAGCCTCATCGGAGGAGCTCACGCCGCTCGGTATTCAGCTGGCCCGCTTACCGCTCGACGTGTTCCTGGGCAAGCTCATCCTTCTCGGCGCCATCTTCAAGTGTCTTGACATGGCCATTACCGTGGCCGCTATTCTTTCGTCCAAGTCCCCCTTCGTTGCGCCGTTTGGACAGCGTCAACAAGCCAACACCGTCCGGATGGGATTCCGCAAGGGTGACTCTGACCTTCTGACCGTTTACAACGCATACCAGTCTTGGAAGCGTGTGTGTCAGTCGTCGACTAGCGGTGGCGCCGAGTTCCAGTACTGCCGGAAGAACTTCCTCTCGCCCCAGACGCTGGCGAACATTGAGGATCTCAAGGGCCAACTTCTCGTGTCGGTTGCCGACTCTGGCTTCCTGCAGCTTACGACTGAAGAGAGACAGGTGCTTAACAGGCTCCGGTTTGGTGGAAAGCGTCGGTACCAAGCCTTCTATGAGGTGCCTCAGCGGGTCAATATCAACAGCGACAATGAGCTGATTGCTCAGTCGGTAATCGCCTGGAGTTTTTACCCCAAGCTCCTGGTGAGGGATGTGCCCGGCAGCAAGGGCCTGCGCAACGTGGGTAACAACCAGAACATTAGCTTGCATCCTAGCAGTGTGAACAAGGGCCATAACGAGCTGCGGTGGTTgagttactataatattatgcAAACCAAAGG AAGCGTCTATAATGCTCATGAGACCACCGCCGTGGATCCATTTGCGGTCGCTCTCCTCTGCGGTGACGTCCGCGCCGACATGTACTCGGGCGTGCTCGTGCTCGACGGCAACCGCGCCCGCTTTGCCGTGTCCGACTGGAAGACCATGCTGGTGGTCAAGATGCTAAGGACCCGACTCAAGGAGGTGATGGCGCGCAGCTTCAAGAACCCCGGCAAGCTGCCGACGGCGCAGCATGAGCGCTGGCTGGAGGTTTGGCAGCGCATCTTTACGATGGCGATGGAGcagagggagaaggcggcggcTACGGCTTCGACTGTTTCGGTTGCTGCTTAG